A section of the Oncorhynchus gorbuscha isolate QuinsamMale2020 ecotype Even-year linkage group LG04, OgorEven_v1.0, whole genome shotgun sequence genome encodes:
- the LOC124034260 gene encoding C3a anaphylatoxin chemotactic receptor-like, whose product MVIWMVIWIAGLKMKKTVNTTWYLGLAVSDFIFCARLPFNIIYMVTMDWNFVLFMCMFTSFTMFLNMFSSIFLLVVMSVDHFVMVVYPVWAQNQCTVRMASAVLVLAWVISVALSIASIMFCHVTTDYTTTCFNNYPSQNIHLTVVASRFVSDFVLPLLLIIFCYSVITLQLRTNRMTRSSKSFRVMTALIAMFLIGWLPCHVFIILQSGARGKAYLTVIPEGLKI is encoded by the coding sequence ATGGTCATCTGGATGGTCATCTGGATCGCTGGTCTCAAGATGAAGAAGACAGTCAACACCACCTGGTACCTCGGCCTGGCCGTCTCTGACTTCATATTCTGTGCCCGTCTCCCCTTCAACATCATCTACATGGTAACAATGGACTGGAACTTTGTGCTGTTCATGTGCATGTTCACCTCTTTCACAATGTTCCTTAACATGTTCAGCAGCATCTTCCTCCTGGTCGTCATGAGTGTTGACCATTTTGTAATGGTCGTATATCCAGTTTGGGCCCAAAACCAGTGTACCGTGAGGATGGCCTCTGCAGTTTTGGTCCTTGCCTGGGTCATTTCTGTTGCACTCAGCATTGCCTCCATAATGTTTTGTCATGTCACCACAGACTACACAACAACATGCTTTAACAACTACCCATCCCAAAATATCCATCTAACTGTAGTTGCGAGTCGATTTGTCAGCGACTTTGTGCTCCCGCTCCTCCTAATCATCTTCTGCTACTCTGTCATCACCCTGCAACTGAGGACCAACAGGATGACCAGGTCCTCCAAGTCCTTCAGAGTCATGACTGCCCTGATAGCCATGTTCCTCATAGGCTGGCTGCCCTGCCATGTCTTCATTATACTGCAATCCGGAGCCAGGGGTAAAGCTTATCTAACTGTTATTCCTGAAGGTCTGAAGATATGA